A genomic segment from Pseudomonas mendocina encodes:
- a CDS encoding GNAT family N-acetyltransferase, translating into MSVEIRPVVAADHEAWLPLWQGYQRFYMTDIPAETGAVTWQRFLDPAEPMGAALAWRGDQAVGLVHWVIHRSTWTIGDYCYLQDLFVAKGERSGGVGRQLIQHVYEQARAAGCSRVHWLTHESNSQAMLLYERIGERSGFVQYRKLL; encoded by the coding sequence ATGAGTGTCGAAATTCGCCCTGTAGTCGCTGCCGACCATGAAGCCTGGTTGCCCTTGTGGCAGGGCTACCAGCGCTTCTACATGACCGATATCCCGGCCGAGACTGGCGCCGTCACCTGGCAGCGCTTTCTCGACCCCGCCGAGCCCATGGGCGCTGCACTGGCCTGGCGCGGTGATCAGGCCGTCGGCCTGGTGCATTGGGTGATCCACCGCTCGACCTGGACCATCGGCGATTACTGCTACCTGCAGGACCTGTTCGTCGCCAAGGGCGAGCGCAGCGGTGGCGTCGGCCGTCAGTTGATCCAGCATGTCTACGAGCAGGCGCGCGCCGCCGGCTGCTCACGGGTGCACTGGCTGACGCACGAGAGCAACAGCCAGGCCATGCTGCTGTACGAGCGCATCGGCGAGCGCTCGGGGTTCGTGCAGTACCGCAAACTCCTGTAG
- a CDS encoding RidA family protein, with the protein MSMPEYHMFAAAPAPVAPFSHACEADGWVFITGQLPIDPGNEAAPLPEGIEAQTHKTFDNLLVVLEGLGLGLENVVSARAFLTDFYGDYARFNAVYASYFPEGKRPARTCIGTTGLARHALVEIDFIARRP; encoded by the coding sequence ATGTCGATGCCCGAATACCACATGTTCGCCGCCGCGCCCGCGCCGGTCGCGCCGTTCTCCCATGCCTGCGAAGCCGACGGCTGGGTGTTCATCACCGGCCAGTTGCCCATCGATCCGGGCAACGAAGCGGCGCCATTGCCGGAAGGCATCGAGGCGCAAACGCACAAGACCTTCGACAACCTGTTGGTGGTCCTCGAAGGACTTGGCCTAGGCCTGGAGAACGTGGTGTCGGCGCGCGCCTTCCTCACCGATTTCTATGGCGACTACGCACGCTTCAATGCGGTGTACGCCAGCTACTTCCCCGAGGGCAAACGTCCGGCGCGCACCTGTATCGGCACCACGGGCCTGGCGCGCCACGCGCTGGTGGAGATCGATTTCATCGCGCGGCGGCCCTGA
- the glsB gene encoding glutaminase B → MQALLNEILDEVRPLIGQGKVADYIPALASVVPDQLGIAVYGNDGQLHVAGDAHMPFSIQSISKVFSLVQAIGHSGESIWQRLGHEPSGQPFNSLVQLEFERGKPRNPFINAGALVICDINQSRYAAPALSMRDFVRRLSGNPEVTVDNHVAESEYQHRARNAAAAYLMQSFGNFHNEVEAVLRSYFSCCALRMSCVDLARAFGFLANQGFCKHSGEQVLTPRQSKQINAIMATSGLYDEAGNFAYRVGLPGKSGVGGGIVAVVPGRFSVCVWSPELNAAGNSLAGMKALELLSQRIGWSVF, encoded by the coding sequence ATGCAAGCGCTGTTGAACGAAATTCTCGATGAAGTCCGCCCGCTGATCGGCCAGGGCAAGGTGGCCGATTACATCCCGGCTCTGGCCAGTGTAGTGCCCGATCAACTGGGCATCGCCGTGTATGGCAACGACGGCCAGCTGCATGTCGCCGGCGATGCGCACATGCCGTTTTCCATCCAGAGCATTTCCAAGGTATTCAGCCTGGTGCAAGCCATCGGCCACAGCGGCGAAAGCATCTGGCAACGCCTGGGCCACGAACCGTCCGGGCAGCCGTTCAACTCACTGGTACAGCTGGAGTTCGAGCGTGGCAAGCCGCGCAATCCGTTCATCAATGCCGGCGCGCTGGTGATCTGCGATATCAACCAGTCGCGCTACGCCGCGCCGGCGCTGTCGATGCGTGACTTCGTCCGGCGCCTGTCGGGCAACCCCGAGGTGACGGTGGACAACCATGTCGCCGAATCCGAGTACCAGCACCGCGCGCGCAACGCCGCAGCGGCGTACCTGATGCAGTCGTTCGGCAACTTCCACAACGAGGTCGAGGCCGTGCTGCGTAGCTATTTCAGCTGTTGCGCGCTGCGCATGAGCTGCGTCGATCTGGCGCGCGCCTTCGGCTTCCTGGCCAACCAGGGCTTCTGCAAACACAGCGGCGAGCAGGTGCTGACGCCCCGCCAGAGCAAGCAGATCAACGCCATCATGGCCACCAGCGGGCTGTACGACGAAGCCGGCAACTTCGCCTATCGCGTCGGCCTGCCGGGCAAGAGCGGCGTCGGCGGCGGTATCGTCGCGGTGGTGCCCGGGCGTTTCAGCGTCTGCGTATGGTCGCCCGAGCTCAACGCCGCCGGCAATTCGCTGGCCGGCATGAAGGCGCTGGAGCTGCTCAGCCAACGCATCGGTTGGTCGGTTTTCTGA
- a CDS encoding AEC family transporter translates to MSTVLNVLLPIFGLILVGFVCRRTNRLGPTAASEMNRFVVWLGLPALLFSLTAKADWAQVWQPGFLLAFTGGMLAVFLVTLVYRWKTTGSLVDASIDGLSAGYANTGYIGIPLCVLVLGEEGMAPALIATLMVVCVLFGLAVVCIEVGLQSKKGVGGAIVQVIMALSKNPLVVAPLLGAAWGLGGVQLPAALDEFLRLLGAATVPCALVSLGLFLAQRQSGPSEGAWLLVVLKLVLQPLVTWFIAFVLLDLPAFWAYAALLLSALPTGTGPFMLAEYYQRQAALVSRAILFSTLGSLLTLSLILLAISP, encoded by the coding sequence ATGTCCACCGTTCTCAATGTGTTGCTGCCGATCTTCGGTCTGATCCTGGTCGGATTCGTCTGCCGGCGCACCAATCGCCTGGGGCCGACAGCCGCTTCGGAGATGAACCGCTTCGTGGTCTGGCTCGGCTTGCCGGCCTTGCTCTTCAGCCTCACCGCCAAGGCCGACTGGGCTCAGGTCTGGCAGCCTGGTTTCCTGCTCGCCTTCACCGGCGGCATGCTCGCGGTGTTTCTGGTCACGCTGGTGTACCGCTGGAAAACTACCGGCAGCCTCGTCGACGCCAGCATTGATGGGCTCAGTGCCGGCTACGCCAATACCGGTTACATCGGTATTCCGCTGTGCGTGCTGGTACTGGGGGAGGAGGGTATGGCGCCGGCGCTGATCGCCACGTTGATGGTGGTCTGCGTATTGTTCGGCCTGGCGGTGGTGTGCATCGAGGTGGGCCTGCAGAGCAAGAAGGGTGTGGGCGGCGCCATCGTTCAGGTGATCATGGCCTTGTCGAAGAACCCGCTGGTGGTCGCGCCTCTGCTCGGTGCCGCGTGGGGGCTTGGTGGTGTGCAGTTGCCGGCGGCGCTGGATGAATTCCTGCGTCTGCTTGGCGCCGCCACCGTGCCCTGTGCGCTGGTCTCGCTGGGCCTGTTCCTGGCGCAGCGGCAGAGCGGGCCGAGCGAAGGCGCCTGGCTGCTGGTGGTGTTGAAGCTGGTGTTGCAGCCGCTGGTGACCTGGTTCATCGCCTTCGTGCTGCTCGACCTGCCGGCGTTCTGGGCCTACGCCGCGCTGCTGCTCAGCGCGCTGCCCACCGGTACCGGGCCGTTCATGCTTGCCGAGTATTACCAGCGCCAGGCGGCGCTGGTGTCGCGGGCAATCCTGTTTTCCACCCTCGGCTCGCTGCTGACCCTGTCGCTGATCCTGCTGGCGATCAGCCCTTGA
- the coxB gene encoding cytochrome c oxidase subunit II, whose protein sequence is MMRHPRVWMGLLLWLALGSAHAQWTVNMAPGVTDVSRSVFDLHMTIFWICVVIGILVFGAMFWSMIMHRRSTGQEPAHFHESTTVEILWTVVPLAILVVMAIPATKTLIEIYDSSESELDIQITGYQWKWHYKYLGQDVEFFSNLTTPRSQINNREAKGEHYLLEVDEPLVVPVGTKVRFLITAADVIHSWWVPALAVKKDAIPGFINESWTRIEEPGIYRGQCTELCGKDHGFMPVVVEAKSKEDFDAWLAERKQAAAAERELTSKEWTMEELMARGEKAYNTTCAACHQPTGEGLPPMFPALKGSAIAKGPAEGHIDIVYHGKPGTSMAAFGKQLSPVDLAAIITYERNAWGNNVGDMVTPKDILDFSKAQE, encoded by the coding sequence ATGATGCGACATCCACGAGTCTGGATGGGCCTCCTGCTGTGGCTGGCATTAGGCTCGGCGCACGCCCAGTGGACGGTCAACATGGCGCCCGGTGTAACCGACGTCAGCCGCTCCGTGTTCGACCTGCACATGACCATTTTCTGGATCTGTGTGGTGATCGGCATACTGGTATTCGGCGCCATGTTCTGGTCGATGATCATGCACCGCCGCTCTACCGGCCAGGAGCCTGCGCACTTTCACGAAAGCACCACCGTCGAGATTCTCTGGACCGTCGTGCCATTGGCCATTCTGGTGGTGATGGCGATCCCGGCGACCAAGACGCTGATCGAGATCTACGACTCTTCCGAATCCGAACTGGACATCCAGATCACCGGCTACCAGTGGAAGTGGCACTACAAGTATCTGGGGCAGGATGTGGAGTTTTTCAGCAACCTGACCACGCCACGCTCGCAGATCAACAACCGCGAAGCCAAGGGCGAACACTACCTTCTGGAAGTCGACGAGCCGCTGGTGGTGCCGGTCGGCACCAAGGTGCGTTTCCTGATCACCGCCGCCGACGTGATCCACTCCTGGTGGGTGCCGGCGCTGGCGGTGAAGAAGGACGCCATCCCCGGTTTCATCAACGAGTCCTGGACCCGCATCGAAGAGCCCGGCATCTACCGCGGCCAGTGCACCGAGCTGTGCGGCAAGGATCATGGCTTCATGCCGGTGGTGGTCGAGGCCAAGTCCAAGGAGGACTTCGACGCCTGGCTCGCCGAGCGCAAGCAGGCTGCCGCAGCAGAGCGTGAGCTGACCAGCAAGGAATGGACCATGGAAGAGCTGATGGCGCGTGGCGAGAAGGCCTACAACACCACCTGCGCCGCCTGCCACCAGCCCACTGGTGAAGGCCTGCCGCCAATGTTCCCGGCGCTCAAGGGCTCGGCCATCGCCAAGGGGCCAGCCGAGGGTCATATCGACATCGTCTACCACGGCAAACCGGGCACCTCCATGGCTGCCTTCGGCAAGCAGCTGTCGCCGGTCGATCTGGCCGCCATCATCACCTACGAGCGCAACGCCTGGGGCAACAATGTCGGTGACATGGTCACGCCCAAGGACATTCTCGATTTCTCCAAGGCGCAGGAGTAA
- the ctaD gene encoding cytochrome c oxidase subunit I produces the protein MSAVIDHGHTDHHHGPAKGLMRWVLTTNHKDIGTMYLWFSFCMFLLGGSMAMVIRAELFQPGLQIVQPEFFNQMTTMHGLIMVFGAVMPAFVGLANWMIPLMIGAPDMALPRMNNFSFWLLPAAFGLLVSTLFMEGGGPNFGWTFYAPLSTTYGPESTTFFIFAIHLMGISSIMGAINVVATILNLRAPGMTLMKMPLFVWTWLITAFLLIAVMPVLAGCVTMMLMDIHFGTSFFNAAGGGDPVLFQHVFWFFGHPEVYIMILPAFGAVSSIIPAFARKPLFGYTSMVYATAAIAFLSFIVWAHHMFTVGIPLTGELFFMYATMLIAVPTGVKVFNWASTMWQGSMTFEAPMLFSVAFVILFTIGGFSGLMLAIAPSDFQYHDTYFVVAHFHYVLVPGAIFGIFASAYYWLPKWTGHMYDETLAKLHFWMSFIGMNLAFFPMHFVGLAGMPRRIPDYNMMFANFNMVSSIGAFMFGATQLLFLFIVIKCIRSGKPAPAKPWDGAEGLEWTVPSPAPYHTFSTPPEVK, from the coding sequence ATGAGTGCAGTGATCGACCACGGTCATACTGACCACCACCATGGCCCGGCCAAGGGCCTGATGCGCTGGGTGCTGACCACCAACCACAAGGACATCGGCACGATGTATCTGTGGTTCAGCTTCTGCATGTTCCTGCTGGGTGGCTCGATGGCCATGGTCATCCGTGCCGAGCTGTTCCAGCCGGGTTTGCAGATCGTGCAGCCGGAATTCTTCAACCAGATGACCACCATGCACGGCCTGATCATGGTCTTCGGCGCGGTGATGCCGGCGTTCGTCGGCCTGGCCAACTGGATGATCCCGCTGATGATCGGCGCGCCGGACATGGCGCTGCCGCGGATGAACAACTTCAGCTTCTGGCTGTTGCCGGCGGCCTTCGGCTTGCTGGTCTCGACGTTGTTCATGGAAGGCGGCGGGCCGAACTTCGGTTGGACCTTCTACGCGCCGCTGTCGACCACCTACGGGCCGGAGAGCACGACCTTCTTCATCTTCGCCATCCACCTGATGGGCATCAGTTCGATCATGGGGGCAATCAACGTGGTCGCGACCATCCTCAACCTGCGCGCCCCGGGCATGACCCTGATGAAGATGCCGCTGTTCGTCTGGACCTGGCTGATCACCGCCTTCCTGCTGATCGCAGTGATGCCGGTACTGGCCGGTTGCGTGACCATGATGCTGATGGACATCCACTTCGGTACCAGCTTCTTCAACGCCGCCGGCGGCGGGGACCCTGTGCTGTTCCAGCACGTGTTCTGGTTCTTCGGCCATCCCGAGGTGTACATCATGATCCTGCCCGCCTTTGGCGCGGTCAGCTCGATCATCCCGGCCTTCGCGCGCAAGCCGCTGTTCGGCTACACCTCGATGGTCTACGCCACCGCGGCGATCGCCTTCCTGTCGTTCATCGTCTGGGCGCACCACATGTTCACCGTTGGCATTCCGCTGACCGGCGAGCTGTTCTTCATGTACGCCACGATGCTGATCGCCGTGCCCACCGGGGTGAAGGTGTTCAACTGGGCCAGCACCATGTGGCAGGGCTCGATGACCTTCGAGGCGCCGATGCTGTTCTCGGTGGCCTTCGTCATCCTCTTCACCATCGGTGGTTTCTCCGGGTTGATGCTGGCCATCGCGCCGTCGGACTTCCAGTACCACGACACCTATTTCGTGGTGGCGCACTTCCATTACGTGCTGGTGCCGGGTGCGATCTTCGGCATCTTCGCCTCGGCCTACTACTGGCTGCCGAAGTGGACCGGCCACATGTACGACGAAACCCTGGCCAAGCTGCATTTCTGGATGAGTTTCATCGGCATGAATCTGGCGTTCTTCCCGATGCACTTCGTCGGCCTGGCCGGCATGCCGCGGCGTATCCCCGACTACAACATGATGTTCGCCAACTTCAACATGGTCTCCAGCATTGGCGCCTTCATGTTCGGGGCGACTCAGCTGCTGTTCCTGTTCATCGTCATCAAGTGCATCCGCAGCGGGAAGCCGGCACCGGCCAAGCCCTGGGACGGTGCTGAAGGTCTGGAGTGGACGGTGCCGTCACCGGCGCCCTATCACACCTTCAGCACGCCGCCGGAAGTGAAATAG
- a CDS encoding cytochrome c oxidase assembly protein: MSEVIATRRLVTRLLVVVVVMFCFGIFILPPFYDAMCRVFGINGKTAGAYQGEQLVDEQRQVRVQFLATNAAGMVWEFGPQADEILVHPGEARDMLFVAYNPSDKPMSAQAIPSVSPSKAAAFFHKTECFCFTQQVLQPGERIEMPVRFIVDRDLPQDVKHLTLGYTLFDITERKPPVVQATLARATP; this comes from the coding sequence GTGAGCGAGGTCATCGCGACGCGTCGCCTGGTTACCCGTCTGCTGGTCGTGGTGGTAGTGATGTTCTGCTTCGGCATCTTCATCCTGCCACCGTTCTACGACGCCATGTGCCGGGTGTTCGGCATCAACGGCAAGACGGCCGGGGCCTATCAGGGTGAGCAATTGGTGGACGAGCAGCGCCAGGTGCGCGTGCAGTTTCTCGCCACCAACGCTGCCGGCATGGTCTGGGAGTTCGGGCCGCAGGCCGACGAGATCCTGGTCCATCCGGGTGAGGCGCGCGACATGCTGTTCGTTGCCTACAACCCCAGCGACAAACCGATGAGCGCGCAGGCGATTCCCAGCGTATCGCCCTCCAAGGCCGCGGCCTTCTTTCACAAGACCGAGTGCTTCTGCTTCACCCAGCAGGTGTTGCAACCAGGCGAGCGCATCGAGATGCCGGTGCGCTTCATCGTCGACCGCGACCTGCCGCAGGACGTTAAGCACCTGACCCTGGGCTACACCCTGTTCGATATCACCGAACGCAAACCGCCAGTGGTACAGGCGACCCTTGCTCGGGCGACTCCATAA
- a CDS encoding cytochrome c oxidase subunit 3 — MSSHQSHENYYVPAQSKWPIVASIGLLVSFFGVGTWFNDLSAGREGSNGPLIFFVGGLILAWMLFGWFGNVIKESRSGLYSAQMDRSFRWGMSWFIFSEVMFFAAFFGALFYIRMWSGPWLGGEGDKGVANMLWEGFEYSWPMLQNPDSKLFPPPSGVIDPWHLPLVNTILLVSSSVTITFAHHALKKNHRGPLKAWLAATIVLALAFLFFQVEEYIEAYTELGLTLGSGIYGATFFMLTGFHGAHVTLGTLILVVMLVRIMRGHFNPDQHFGFEAASWYWHFVDVVWLGLFIFVYVL; from the coding sequence ATGTCGAGTCACCAAAGTCACGAGAACTATTACGTACCGGCACAAAGCAAATGGCCCATCGTCGCCAGCATCGGCTTGCTGGTGAGCTTCTTTGGCGTTGGCACCTGGTTCAACGATTTGTCGGCGGGGCGTGAAGGCTCCAACGGACCGCTGATCTTCTTCGTCGGTGGGCTGATCCTGGCCTGGATGCTGTTCGGCTGGTTCGGCAACGTCATCAAGGAAAGCCGATCCGGCCTCTACAGTGCGCAGATGGATCGCTCCTTCCGTTGGGGCATGAGCTGGTTCATCTTCTCCGAGGTGATGTTCTTCGCCGCCTTCTTCGGCGCGCTGTTCTACATCCGCATGTGGTCCGGCCCCTGGCTCGGCGGTGAGGGTGACAAGGGCGTCGCCAACATGCTCTGGGAAGGCTTCGAATACAGCTGGCCGATGTTGCAGAACCCTGATTCCAAACTATTCCCGCCACCCAGCGGGGTGATCGATCCCTGGCACCTGCCTCTGGTCAACACCATCCTGCTGGTGTCCTCCAGCGTCACCATCACCTTCGCCCACCATGCCCTGAAGAAAAACCACCGGGGCCCGCTCAAGGCGTGGCTGGCGGCGACCATTGTGCTGGCTCTGGCGTTCCTGTTCTTTCAGGTCGAGGAGTACATCGAGGCCTACACCGAGCTTGGGCTGACGCTTGGCTCGGGCATCTACGGTGCGACCTTCTTCATGCTCACCGGCTTCCACGGTGCGCACGTGACGCTCGGTACGCTGATTCTGGTGGTGATGCTGGTGCGCATCATGCGCGGCCACTTCAATCCCGATCAGCACTTCGGTTTCGAAGCGGCCTCCTGGTACTGGCACTTTGTGGACGTGGTCTGGCTCGGCCTGTTCATCTTCGTCTATGTGCTTTAG
- a CDS encoding twin transmembrane helix small protein has protein sequence MLKAAIILMLLATLASLFSGLFFLVKDEGHGSRVVGALTVRVGLTAITVALIAWGFYSGQLVSHVTW, from the coding sequence ATGCTCAAGGCCGCGATCATCCTCATGCTGCTGGCCACTCTCGCCAGTCTGTTCAGCGGCCTGTTCTTCCTGGTCAAGGACGAAGGCCATGGTTCCCGAGTGGTAGGCGCTCTGACTGTCCGTGTCGGCCTTACCGCCATTACCGTTGCCCTGATCGCCTGGGGCTTCTACTCAGGGCAACTGGTCTCTCATGTCACCTGGTAG
- a CDS encoding SURF1 family protein, with protein MSAFRPGWLPSLLVALLLPGLIWLGFWQLQRGEEKRQLLASFEARRQAEPVSLEQLEPMRDPAYRRVQLRGHFDDEHSLLLDSRIRDGHAGVELLQPFYDQSSGLWVLLNRGWLPWPDRRTPPQFDTPDGVLQLTAWIYVAPSGGLNLRSGAATDGWPRLITQVEAASLWQQLGRGGLPFEARLEAGPASYRVDWPVVAMGPSKHLGYAVQWFALAAALIGLFIYLGIHNARESRHEPSHRHA; from the coding sequence ATGAGCGCCTTCCGCCCCGGTTGGCTGCCCAGCCTACTGGTCGCCCTGCTGCTGCCGGGGCTGATCTGGCTGGGCTTCTGGCAGTTGCAGCGCGGCGAGGAGAAGCGCCAGCTGCTGGCCAGCTTCGAGGCGCGGCGTCAGGCCGAGCCGGTCAGCCTCGAGCAGCTCGAGCCCATGCGTGATCCGGCTTACCGCCGTGTCCAACTGCGCGGGCACTTCGACGATGAACACAGCCTTTTGCTCGATAGCCGCATCCGCGATGGGCATGCCGGCGTCGAGTTGTTGCAACCCTTTTACGACCAGTCCAGCGGCCTCTGGGTGCTGCTCAACCGTGGCTGGCTGCCCTGGCCTGACCGGCGCACACCGCCGCAATTCGATACCCCCGATGGCGTGCTGCAACTCACCGCCTGGATATACGTCGCACCCTCTGGCGGTCTGAACCTGCGCTCCGGTGCGGCGACCGATGGCTGGCCGCGGCTGATCACGCAGGTCGAGGCTGCAAGCCTGTGGCAGCAGCTCGGCCGCGGTGGGCTTCCGTTCGAGGCGCGTCTGGAGGCTGGGCCGGCCAGCTATCGCGTCGACTGGCCGGTCGTGGCCATGGGCCCGAGCAAGCATCTGGGCTATGCGGTGCAATGGTTCGCCCTGGCCGCCGCGTTGATCGGTCTGTTCATTTATCTCGGAATTCACAACGCACGGGAGAGTCGTCATGAACCCAGCCATCGCCATGCCTGA
- a CDS encoding COX15/CtaA family protein: MHKPGYRLALFATLLTVVVVLLGAYTRLTHAGLGCPDWPGCYGFLGVPMSEHKQAIAEARFPEAPVEVAKGWYEMIHRYFAGSLGLVILLIAVQAVRRREEPAQPVKLPLAVLALVILQGAFGMWTVTLQLWPQVVTAHLLGGFATLSLLTLLTLRLSGRFAPLQLSGRLRALAAACLLLVIGQIALGGWVSSNYAAVACVDLPTCHGEWWPAMDFGKGFHLTQHIGPNYLGGQLDSDARTAIHMSHRIGAVLVTLALLVLAWRLHAARLSRLAGLLVLALAVQVSLGISNVIFHLPLLVAVAHNAGGAALLLTMVLINYRLRAASPAMREASHLMGRRTTLVSSGLVQGR; the protein is encoded by the coding sequence ATGCACAAGCCCGGTTACCGTCTAGCGCTGTTCGCTACTCTCCTGACCGTGGTGGTGGTGCTGCTAGGTGCCTACACCCGCCTGACCCACGCTGGCCTGGGTTGTCCAGACTGGCCGGGTTGCTACGGGTTTCTCGGCGTGCCGATGAGCGAGCACAAGCAGGCTATAGCCGAAGCACGTTTTCCCGAGGCGCCGGTTGAGGTCGCCAAGGGCTGGTACGAGATGATCCACCGCTACTTCGCGGGTTCGCTCGGACTGGTGATCCTGCTCATCGCCGTCCAGGCCGTGCGCCGTCGCGAGGAGCCTGCGCAACCTGTCAAACTGCCGCTGGCGGTGCTCGCGCTGGTGATCCTGCAGGGCGCGTTCGGCATGTGGACGGTCACCCTGCAGCTGTGGCCGCAGGTGGTCACAGCTCACCTGCTCGGCGGCTTCGCTACCCTCAGTTTACTGACCTTACTGACCCTACGCCTGTCGGGGCGCTTCGCCCCGCTGCAGCTGTCGGGACGCCTGCGTGCACTGGCCGCTGCCTGCCTGCTGCTGGTGATCGGGCAGATCGCCCTCGGTGGCTGGGTCAGCTCCAACTACGCCGCGGTCGCCTGCGTCGATTTGCCCACCTGCCATGGTGAGTGGTGGCCGGCGATGGACTTCGGCAAGGGCTTTCACCTGACCCAGCATATCGGCCCCAACTACCTGGGCGGGCAACTCGACAGCGATGCACGCACCGCCATTCACATGAGCCATCGCATCGGCGCGGTTCTGGTCACGCTGGCGCTGCTGGTGCTGGCCTGGCGGTTGCACGCGGCCAGGCTGTCGCGCCTGGCGGGTCTGCTGGTGTTGGCGCTGGCCGTGCAGGTCAGCCTGGGCATCAGCAATGTGATCTTCCATCTGCCGCTGCTGGTGGCAGTGGCGCACAACGCTGGCGGCGCCGCCCTGTTGCTGACCATGGTGCTGATCAACTATCGCCTGAGGGCAGCATCTCCGGCGATGCGAGAAGCCTCTCATCTGATGGGCAGGCGCACCACGCTCGTTTCCAGCGGTCTGGTTCAAGGCCGGTAA
- the cyoE gene encoding heme o synthase, which produces MATMLRTHSERATWRDYLELTKPRVVMLMLITSLVGMFLATRAGVPWTVLLFGNLGIGLCAGAAAAVNHVVDRRIDSIMARTHKRPVTAGRVSPVAALTFALALAIAGMSLLMVFTNELAAWLTLASLLGYAVIYTGFLKRATPQNIVIGGLAGAAPPLLGWVAVTGHLSAEPLLLVLIIFAWTPPHFWALAIHRKEEYAKADIPMLPVTHGEHYTKVHILLYTLVMFAVTLLPYAIHMSGPLYLACAVLLGGRFLHWAWVLYRDSKPHAAINTFKYSIWYLFLLFIALLADHYLLLNI; this is translated from the coding sequence ATGGCGACGATGCTGCGCACTCACTCCGAACGTGCCACCTGGCGCGATTATCTGGAGCTGACCAAGCCGCGGGTGGTGATGCTGATGCTGATCACCTCACTGGTCGGCATGTTCCTCGCCACCCGTGCCGGTGTGCCCTGGACCGTGCTGCTGTTCGGCAACCTCGGCATCGGCCTGTGCGCCGGTGCGGCGGCTGCGGTCAATCACGTAGTGGACCGGCGCATCGACTCGATCATGGCGCGTACGCACAAGCGTCCGGTTACGGCAGGGCGGGTCTCGCCGGTGGCGGCGCTGACCTTCGCCCTGGCACTGGCCATAGCCGGCATGAGTCTGCTGATGGTGTTCACCAACGAGCTCGCCGCCTGGCTGACCCTGGCCTCGTTGCTCGGCTATGCAGTGATCTACACTGGCTTTCTCAAGCGCGCGACGCCGCAGAACATCGTCATTGGCGGCCTGGCGGGCGCCGCCCCACCGCTACTGGGCTGGGTCGCCGTCACCGGTCACCTGAGTGCTGAGCCGCTGCTGCTGGTGCTGATCATCTTCGCCTGGACGCCGCCGCATTTCTGGGCACTGGCCATCCACCGCAAGGAAGAATACGCCAAGGCCGACATTCCCATGCTGCCGGTGACCCACGGGGAGCACTACACCAAGGTGCATATCCTGCTCTACACCCTGGTGATGTTCGCGGTAACCCTACTGCCCTACGCCATCCACATGAGCGGGCCGCTTTACCTGGCCTGCGCTGTGCTGCTGGGCGGTCGCTTCCTGCACTGGGCCTGGGTGCTGTACCGTGACAGCAAACCGCACGCCGCGATCAACACCTTCAAGTACAGTATCTGGTACCTGTTCCTGCTGTTCATCGCGCTGCTCGCGGACCACTACCTGCTGCTGAATATCTAA
- a CDS encoding SCO family protein encodes MTRTHTTVFVLVAIVALVLGLTVNKVLSSKSQGDPAALLDAGIVLLPQNRSLPALSLVDQDGKEVAVDQLKGDWKLLFFGYTFCPDICPATLAQLRQLQGQLPEETRARLEVVMVSVDPHRDTPEQLSKYLGFFNAGFKGLTGEEETLQKFANSVSIPYIPADTSKENYTVDHSGNLVIIGPDGTQRGFIRAPINNAKLAEQLPGLVSGS; translated from the coding sequence ATGACGCGTACCCACACAACGGTTTTCGTTCTTGTCGCAATCGTGGCCCTGGTGCTGGGGCTTACCGTCAACAAGGTGCTCAGCAGCAAGAGTCAGGGTGACCCGGCGGCACTGCTCGATGCCGGCATCGTTCTGCTGCCGCAGAACCGTAGCCTGCCGGCGCTCAGCCTGGTCGATCAGGACGGCAAGGAAGTCGCGGTTGATCAGCTCAAGGGTGACTGGAAGCTGCTGTTCTTCGGCTATACCTTCTGCCCGGACATCTGCCCTGCGACCCTGGCCCAGCTACGGCAGCTACAGGGGCAGTTGCCGGAAGAAACCCGCGCGCGGCTCGAGGTGGTGATGGTCAGTGTCGACCCGCACCGCGATACGCCGGAGCAATTGAGCAAGTACCTGGGTTTCTTCAATGCGGGCTTCAAGGGCCTGACCGGCGAAGAGGAAACCCTGCAGAAATTCGCCAATTCGGTGAGCATCCCCTACATCCCGGCTGATACCAGCAAGGAAAACTACACCGTCGATCACAGCGGCAACCTGGTGATCATCGGCCCGGACGGCACCCAGCGCGGCTTCATCCGTGCGCCGATCAACAACGCCAAGCTGGCCGAACAGTTACCGGGTCTGGTTTCCGGTAGCTGA